In Bacillus sp. NP247, one DNA window encodes the following:
- a CDS encoding isochorismate synthase MenF, whose amino-acid sequence MIQTKQKGLQEVLVTAIKRATDEKTLVSFVKQIDWVDPLLFYAAGKRVSFENRCYFADPAQHVIFAGIGSVFTIANSSHKRFQTARDEWDKVKEKAFVQREGYEFGTGPLLFGGFSFDQEKEKTDLWKEFDDTTFSLPAFLLTVKNEKAWLTINQFVSAEDCAETLYNEIISVEERILQESKCALEGSKLTVTSKVEVDPKGWMNAIGKVQDEMKQGNVQKVVLARELKLTMDQYIDSVLVLEALRIGQPDCYVFSFDYKGACFLGATPERLIRKEGEKFTSMCLAGSIGHGNSIEESKQNGETLLHDEKNLAEHGYVVNMIRGVLSEHCESVNIPESPGLLTTKNLIHLYTPVEAKGDASLLTMVEELHPTPALGGTPRHEALKLIRDVELLDRGLYGAPIGFIDDEGNGEFAVALRCGLLNGERASLFAGCGIVIDSVAQLEYEETSLKFRPMLGALEELMK is encoded by the coding sequence GTGATTCAAACGAAACAAAAAGGCTTACAAGAAGTTCTTGTTACAGCTATTAAGCGTGCGACTGATGAAAAAACATTAGTTAGTTTTGTAAAACAAATAGATTGGGTGGATCCACTTCTGTTTTATGCAGCAGGAAAAAGGGTCTCATTCGAAAATAGATGTTATTTTGCAGACCCAGCTCAGCATGTAATATTTGCTGGAATTGGCTCTGTTTTCACTATAGCAAATTCTTCTCATAAACGCTTTCAAACTGCTCGTGACGAGTGGGATAAAGTAAAAGAGAAAGCATTCGTACAAAGAGAAGGATACGAATTTGGAACAGGTCCTCTTTTATTTGGTGGATTTTCATTTGACCAAGAAAAAGAAAAAACGGATCTTTGGAAAGAATTTGATGATACCACATTTTCACTACCAGCATTTTTATTAACGGTAAAAAATGAAAAAGCGTGGTTAACCATTAATCAGTTCGTTTCAGCTGAAGATTGTGCAGAAACTCTTTATAACGAAATTATTTCTGTAGAAGAGAGAATTTTACAAGAGAGTAAATGTGCACTAGAAGGATCAAAATTAACAGTTACTTCTAAAGTAGAAGTTGATCCGAAGGGCTGGATGAATGCGATCGGAAAAGTACAGGATGAAATGAAGCAAGGGAACGTGCAGAAGGTTGTATTAGCAAGGGAGCTAAAATTAACGATGGATCAGTATATTGATTCCGTTCTTGTTTTAGAAGCGCTTCGCATTGGGCAACCGGATTGTTACGTATTTTCTTTTGATTATAAAGGAGCATGCTTCTTAGGGGCGACACCTGAGCGATTGATTCGAAAAGAAGGCGAGAAGTTTACATCGATGTGCCTTGCTGGTTCAATTGGTCATGGCAATTCTATAGAAGAAAGTAAACAAAATGGTGAGACGCTTCTTCATGATGAAAAGAATTTGGCTGAACACGGTTATGTAGTTAACATGATTCGAGGTGTGCTAAGTGAGCATTGTGAATCTGTTAATATTCCGGAGAGCCCAGGCTTATTAACGACGAAAAATTTAATCCATTTATATACACCTGTGGAGGCAAAAGGTGATGCAAGTCTTTTAACGATGGTAGAAGAATTACATCCAACGCCAGCTCTTGGTGGTACACCTCGTCATGAGGCGTTGAAATTAATTCGTGATGTAGAGCTTTTAGATAGAGGATTATATGGTGCACCAATTGGCTTTATAGATGATGAAGGAAATGGTGAATTTGCGGTTGCACTTCGCTGCGGATTATTAAATGGCGAGAGGGCATCCTTATTTGCCGGCTGTGGTATCGTAATTGATTCAGTAGCGCAGCTTGAATATGAAGAAACAAGTTTGAAGTTTAGACCGATGCTTGGTGCTTTGGAGGAATTAATGAAATGA
- a CDS encoding 1,4-dihydroxy-2-naphthoate polyprenyltransferase yields the protein MEMNVETNSSPTAQKPSKQTGWRIWWSLLRPHTLTAAFVPVFIGTAYAIQVGGINQIHLPLFLMMLLACLLIQAATNMFNEYFDYKRGLDHEGSVGIGGAIVRDGIKPKTVLNLAFGFLGIATLLGVYICMNSSWWLAAIGLVCMTVAYLYTGGPIPIAYTPFGELTAGLFMGVIIIGISFFIQTGAVTSEVILLSIPSSILIGAILLSNNIRDLDGDKENGRKTLAILVGHERAVGVLASMFIVSYIWTIALIIVNIVSPWMLIVFLSAPKAFKATKGFIGKSIPMEMVPAMISTAKTNTIFGFLMGIGLLLGYFL from the coding sequence ATGGAAATGAACGTCGAAACGAATTCCTCTCCTACAGCGCAAAAGCCAAGTAAACAAACCGGCTGGCGCATTTGGTGGAGTTTATTACGTCCCCATACATTAACAGCAGCTTTCGTTCCTGTTTTCATCGGAACAGCTTATGCAATACAGGTCGGAGGTATAAATCAAATACATCTTCCTCTTTTCCTTATGATGCTTCTTGCTTGCCTTCTCATTCAAGCAGCAACGAACATGTTTAATGAATACTTTGATTATAAAAGAGGACTCGATCATGAAGGTTCGGTTGGAATTGGCGGTGCTATCGTCCGCGATGGCATTAAACCAAAAACCGTGCTTAACTTAGCATTCGGATTTTTAGGCATCGCAACGCTATTAGGTGTTTATATTTGTATGAACTCTAGCTGGTGGCTTGCCGCAATCGGTCTTGTTTGTATGACCGTTGCTTACCTTTACACTGGTGGCCCCATTCCAATTGCGTACACACCATTTGGAGAGCTAACAGCAGGATTATTTATGGGTGTCATTATTATCGGTATTTCATTCTTTATCCAAACAGGAGCAGTAACATCAGAAGTGATTTTACTATCTATCCCAAGCTCCATTTTAATTGGTGCGATTTTACTATCTAACAACATTCGTGATTTAGACGGTGATAAAGAAAATGGCCGTAAAACATTGGCGATTCTCGTTGGACACGAAAGAGCAGTTGGTGTACTTGCTTCTATGTTCATCGTTTCCTACATTTGGACAATCGCTTTAATCATCGTTAACATCGTATCACCATGGATGCTTATCGTATTCTTAAGTGCACCGAAAGCATTTAAAGCGACGAAAGGCTTTATCGGCAAAAGCATTCCAATGGAAATGGTACCTGCGATGATTTCAACAGCAAAAACAAATACAATTTTCGGTTTCCTAATGGGAATCGGATTATTACTTGGATACTTCCTATAG
- the glgA gene encoding glycogen synthase GlgA: MNILFAVSECVPFVKSGGLADVAGALPKELKKLGVNVRIILPNYSLIPKELREGCTLHKVINVPLGWRNQYCGILKGEQDGITYYLIDNEYYFKRDSLYGHYDDGERFSYFSKAVLECIPHLDFEVDVLHSHDWHTAMVNFLLREKYQDNPLYEHIKTVYTIHNLQFQGVFPPEVMYDLLELGHEYFHSEQLEFYGNVNFMKGGIIASDQITAVSPTYKEEIQYEFFGEKLDGLLRKYNDKLSGIVNGIDTSVYNPETDPYITAQYSAESLDEKNENKRALQRYFGLPEKEDTPVISMVTRLTKQKGLDLVRTVFREIMEEDVQCIILGSGDSEYEQFFEWMAYEYPEKVKVYIGFNEALAHQVYAGSDLFLMPSLFEPCGLGQLIALAYGTIPIVRETGGLNDTVHSYDEETGIGNGFSFTNFNAHDMLHTILRAIEFYQDKPVWDRLVKQAMTEDYSWGKSALAYKKLYKSLME, encoded by the coding sequence GTGAATATTTTATTTGCAGTATCAGAATGTGTACCGTTTGTGAAATCTGGAGGTTTAGCTGATGTAGCAGGAGCGCTCCCGAAAGAACTAAAAAAATTAGGAGTGAATGTTCGCATCATACTTCCGAACTATAGTCTTATCCCGAAAGAGCTAAGAGAAGGATGTACGCTTCATAAAGTAATTAACGTTCCTCTTGGATGGAGAAATCAATATTGCGGGATTTTAAAAGGTGAGCAGGATGGGATTACGTATTACTTAATAGATAATGAATATTATTTTAAGAGAGATTCTCTATATGGCCATTATGATGATGGGGAGCGTTTTTCTTATTTTTCAAAAGCAGTTTTAGAGTGTATTCCGCATCTTGATTTCGAAGTAGATGTTCTTCATAGCCATGATTGGCATACAGCTATGGTTAATTTCTTACTTCGTGAAAAGTATCAAGATAACCCGTTATATGAGCATATTAAAACGGTATATACGATTCATAACTTGCAGTTCCAAGGTGTATTTCCTCCTGAAGTGATGTACGACTTACTGGAGCTTGGTCATGAATATTTTCATAGTGAACAGCTTGAGTTTTATGGAAACGTGAACTTTATGAAAGGCGGTATTATCGCATCTGACCAAATTACAGCGGTTAGCCCGACATATAAAGAAGAGATTCAATATGAGTTTTTCGGTGAGAAGTTAGATGGATTGCTACGAAAATATAATGATAAGCTTAGTGGCATTGTAAATGGAATTGATACGAGCGTATATAATCCAGAAACAGATCCATATATTACGGCTCAGTATAGTGCAGAGTCGCTAGATGAGAAGAATGAAAATAAACGCGCATTGCAGCGTTATTTTGGTTTACCAGAAAAAGAAGATACACCAGTTATTTCGATGGTAACACGATTAACGAAGCAAAAGGGGCTTGATCTAGTACGTACTGTATTCCGTGAAATAATGGAAGAAGATGTACAATGTATTATTTTGGGATCAGGCGATTCTGAATACGAGCAGTTCTTTGAATGGATGGCATACGAGTATCCAGAAAAGGTAAAAGTATATATTGGATTTAATGAAGCGTTAGCGCACCAAGTGTACGCGGGAAGCGATTTGTTTTTAATGCCATCGCTGTTTGAACCGTGTGGACTTGGACAACTTATTGCGCTAGCATATGGCACGATTCCAATTGTAAGAGAAACAGGCGGATTAAATGATACTGTACATTCTTACGATGAGGAAACTGGAATTGGGAATGGCTTTAGCTTTACGAATTTTAATGCGCATGACATGTTACATACAATTCTTCGTGCGATTGAGTTTTATCAAGATAAACCGGTATGGGATAGGCTTGTAAAGCAAGCAATGACTGAAGATTATAGCTGGGGGAAATCGGCTCTTGCATACAAGAAATTGTATAAAAGTCTCATGGAATAA
- a CDS encoding MerR family transcriptional regulator gives MSKKKGYPIGEFSKRTGTSIRTLQYYDEIGLLKPEKNMSSGHRVYKDRDILAFQKIVSLKVLGYSLEEIRVMLNMKSLNISLKETLQNQRVAFEEKKKQLEVSIKAIERTMVCLKEDEEVDSNILMSLINSIQKENEQRLLLEEYVSKEVADGLYNKPEEEGIALDKEFVRLAKEVKRLFGRQIEDSEVQKLVDEHMKATLKYVGEETMYSLGKLENVEEQYNKMMPSPYTEEEELWLNEAMECYMVKNGLYSPPK, from the coding sequence ATGAGCAAAAAGAAAGGCTATCCAATTGGTGAGTTTTCAAAGAGAACAGGCACATCAATACGGACACTACAATATTACGATGAAATTGGATTGCTTAAACCTGAAAAAAATATGAGTTCAGGACACCGTGTATATAAAGATAGAGATATATTAGCATTCCAAAAAATAGTGAGTCTTAAAGTATTAGGATATAGTTTAGAAGAAATTCGTGTCATGCTCAATATGAAAAGTTTGAATATAAGCTTAAAAGAAACATTACAAAATCAAAGGGTAGCTTTTGAAGAAAAGAAAAAACAACTTGAAGTTTCGATAAAGGCAATTGAACGAACAATGGTATGCCTTAAGGAAGATGAAGAGGTAGATAGTAACATATTAATGAGCTTAATTAATAGTATCCAAAAAGAAAACGAACAACGTTTATTGCTTGAAGAATATGTATCAAAAGAAGTGGCTGATGGATTATATAATAAGCCGGAAGAAGAGGGCATAGCACTTGATAAAGAGTTTGTGCGTTTAGCGAAAGAAGTGAAAAGGTTATTTGGAAGACAAATTGAGGATTCAGAAGTGCAAAAATTGGTTGATGAACATATGAAAGCGACTCTTAAGTATGTCGGCGAAGAGACAATGTATTCTCTAGGTAAATTAGAGAATGTAGAAGAACAATATAATAAGATGATGCCTTCTCCTTATACAGAGGAAGAAGAGTTATGGCTTAATGAAGCGATGGAATGTTATATGGTTAAAAATGGTTTGTATAGTCCACCTAAATAA
- a CDS encoding yteA family sporulation protein, with translation MLTPQQINQFKSILEKQQQEVEQTIQTHENENRASERDSVGELSSYDNHPGDMATELYEREKDFGLIEFWHKQLEDTKHALQKIEAGTYGICEVSGEEIPFERLEAMPTATTCIQHTTNKLDMKTRPVEEEVLSPSFHKHDEDHSVEYDAEDAWQDVANYGTSETPSDLERQDSKNYNGMYVNSEENVGYVEDFENFIGTDMYGKNPQVFATEEHEEYEQLLDDFEERTFKGELSSDESGSKA, from the coding sequence ATGTTAACTCCACAACAAATAAATCAATTTAAATCTATTTTAGAAAAACAACAGCAAGAAGTTGAACAAACGATACAAACTCATGAAAATGAAAACCGTGCATCTGAACGTGATTCAGTAGGAGAATTATCTAGCTATGACAACCACCCAGGTGATATGGCAACAGAATTGTACGAACGTGAGAAAGATTTCGGACTCATCGAATTCTGGCATAAACAGCTAGAAGATACGAAACATGCCCTACAAAAAATTGAAGCAGGTACGTACGGAATTTGCGAAGTGTCTGGTGAGGAAATTCCATTTGAAAGATTAGAAGCAATGCCAACTGCTACAACGTGTATTCAGCACACTACAAATAAATTAGATATGAAGACGCGCCCAGTTGAAGAAGAGGTGTTGTCTCCTTCGTTTCACAAGCACGACGAAGATCATTCTGTAGAGTACGATGCTGAAGATGCTTGGCAAGACGTCGCAAATTACGGAACATCAGAAACACCATCCGATTTAGAAAGACAGGATTCAAAAAACTATAATGGCATGTACGTAAATAGTGAAGAAAATGTTGGGTATGTAGAGGATTTCGAAAATTTTATTGGAACAGATATGTATGGAAAAAACCCACAAGTTTTCGCAACAGAAGAACATGAAGAATATGAACAATTGCTTGATGACTTTGAAGAACGCACCTTTAAAGGCGAATTATCTTCAGATGAGTCTGGCTCTAAAGCATAA
- the cspD gene encoding cold-shock protein CspD, whose protein sequence is MQTGKVKWFNGEKGFGFIEVEGGEDVFVHFSAIQGDGFKTLEEGQEVSFEIVDGNRGPQAANVTKN, encoded by the coding sequence ATGCAAACAGGTAAAGTTAAATGGTTTAACGGCGAAAAAGGTTTTGGCTTCATCGAAGTTGAAGGCGGAGAAGACGTATTCGTACATTTCTCAGCTATTCAAGGCGACGGCTTCAAAACTTTAGAAGAAGGTCAAGAAGTTTCTTTCGAAATCGTTGATGGAAACCGCGGACCACAAGCAGCTAACGTTACAAAAAACTAA
- a CDS encoding lipase family protein, which produces MRTPLSFDKDTAILLASCCDLTYEQYKQNGIFEIPDGFQYVQGFQGKAIQTMEWFGFILESEDTIIVAFRGTQTDTDWIIDSLVNQRPYPYALNSGNVHNGFLSIYESCRDSIMDMLVSLPAHKKLLATGHSLGGALATLHILDARINTAFAQYGLYTFASPKVGDIAFRNYYKLQVASSFRFVNLFDVVPLLPPRNVHFNENDWEYAHVHHNMTFTKNTKSITNNHSITTYKTCLTSHF; this is translated from the coding sequence ATGCGTACTCCTTTATCGTTTGATAAAGATACTGCCATATTATTAGCATCTTGCTGCGATCTAACGTATGAACAATATAAACAAAATGGGATTTTTGAAATACCTGATGGATTCCAATATGTACAAGGCTTTCAAGGAAAAGCGATTCAAACGATGGAATGGTTTGGGTTCATATTAGAATCTGAAGATACGATTATTGTGGCTTTTAGGGGTACACAAACAGATACAGATTGGATTATCGATTCACTCGTCAACCAAAGACCATACCCATACGCTTTAAATAGCGGAAATGTTCATAACGGCTTTCTTTCAATTTATGAATCTTGCCGGGATTCTATTATGGATATGCTCGTATCATTACCAGCCCATAAGAAACTTCTTGCAACAGGCCATAGCTTAGGCGGTGCACTCGCTACGCTACACATACTAGATGCACGTATAAATACTGCCTTCGCACAGTACGGACTTTATACATTTGCCTCTCCAAAAGTTGGAGATATCGCCTTTCGAAATTATTATAAACTGCAAGTAGCTAGTAGCTTTCGTTTTGTCAATTTATTCGATGTCGTTCCTCTTCTCCCTCCAAGAAATGTCCATTTTAATGAGAATGACTGGGAATATGCACACGTCCATCACAACATGACATTTACGAAAAACACAAAATCCATTACGAATAATCATTCCATTACAACATACAAAACATGTCTGACCTCTCATTTTTAA
- the glgP gene encoding glycogen phosphorylase, whose translation MFTHVESFKSAFLEKLETMYGKSFKDSTTRDQYNTLGHMVREYMNSQWIATNESYRSGDQKQMYYLSIEFLLGRLLGSNILNLGIRDVCEKGLFELGISLHELEEIEADAGLGNGGLGRLAACFLDSLASLNLPGHGCGIRYKHGLFDQKIVDGYQVEFPEQWLLHENVWEVRRYDQAVEVSYFGNVEPQEIDGRLEFRHTNAEVIMAVPYDVPVVGYETSTVNTLRLWNAEPVPFPQNCKDILKYKRETEAVSEFLYPDDTHDEGKILRLKQQYFLVSASLQNIVRMHRERHGSLRQLHEKIAIHINDTHPVLAIPELMRILLDEEKLTWEEAWHITTQTISYTNHTTLLEALEKWPIHIFKPLLPRIYMIIEEINERFCHELWDRYSYDWKRIEDMAIIAHDLVKMAHLAIVGSHSVNGVAKIHTEILKQREMRLFYEFYPDKFNNKTNGIAHRRWLMKANPQLTNLISEAIGEEWKKEPIKLQALQTFQHDASFQEKIAGVKQERKEILAERIHNKMGITIDPNSIFDVQVKRLHAYKRQLLNVLHILYLYNRLKEDTSFSFYPRTFIFGAKASPGYYYAKKIIKLINELARKVNTDPYVSQFMKVIFLENYRVSLAEDIFPAADVSEQISTASKEASGTGNMKFMMNGAITLGTLDGANIEIKDRVGDDACFIFGLTADEVLHYYQNGGYRASDYYHHNMHIKKVVDQLTNGFFSQSGAEFEAIYDSLVIQNDEYFVLRDFSPYAERQEAVGRAYENRKKWLEMSILNIAQSGHFASDRTILQYSNEIWGIGNTVKLF comes from the coding sequence ATGTTTACTCATGTTGAAAGCTTCAAATCCGCTTTTCTAGAAAAATTAGAAACGATGTATGGGAAAAGTTTCAAAGATTCTACAACTCGTGATCAGTACAATACGCTTGGCCATATGGTACGTGAGTATATGAATAGTCAATGGATTGCAACGAACGAAAGTTATCGTTCTGGAGATCAAAAACAAATGTATTATTTATCCATTGAGTTTTTACTTGGGCGTTTGCTAGGCAGTAACATATTAAATTTAGGCATTCGAGATGTATGTGAAAAAGGACTTTTTGAACTTGGAATTTCTTTGCACGAGTTAGAAGAGATTGAAGCAGATGCTGGCCTTGGTAACGGTGGACTTGGACGTTTAGCAGCCTGTTTCCTCGATTCACTCGCTTCTTTAAACTTACCAGGACATGGCTGTGGTATTCGTTATAAGCATGGTCTGTTTGATCAAAAAATTGTTGATGGCTATCAAGTAGAATTTCCAGAACAGTGGCTTCTTCATGAAAACGTTTGGGAAGTAAGAAGGTATGATCAAGCCGTAGAAGTAAGTTATTTTGGAAACGTTGAACCACAAGAAATTGATGGACGTTTAGAGTTCAGGCATACAAATGCAGAAGTTATTATGGCAGTACCATATGACGTTCCAGTTGTAGGGTATGAAACAAGTACTGTAAATACGCTTCGGCTTTGGAATGCGGAGCCAGTTCCTTTCCCGCAAAATTGTAAAGATATTTTGAAATATAAGCGTGAAACAGAGGCTGTATCGGAGTTTTTATATCCAGATGATACGCATGATGAGGGGAAAATACTTCGTTTAAAACAACAGTATTTCCTCGTATCAGCAAGTTTGCAAAATATCGTTCGTATGCATAGGGAGAGACACGGTAGTCTTCGTCAGTTACATGAAAAAATTGCGATTCATATAAACGATACACATCCGGTTCTAGCAATTCCAGAACTTATGCGTATTTTATTAGACGAAGAAAAATTGACATGGGAAGAAGCTTGGCACATAACAACGCAGACGATTTCCTACACGAATCATACGACGTTATTAGAAGCGCTTGAGAAATGGCCAATTCACATTTTCAAACCGTTATTACCGAGAATTTATATGATTATTGAAGAAATTAATGAACGTTTCTGTCATGAGCTTTGGGACCGTTATTCGTACGATTGGAAGCGTATTGAGGACATGGCCATCATTGCACATGACCTTGTGAAAATGGCTCATTTAGCGATTGTTGGTAGCCATAGCGTTAACGGCGTGGCGAAAATTCATACAGAAATTTTAAAGCAGCGTGAAATGCGATTGTTTTATGAATTTTATCCAGATAAGTTTAATAATAAAACGAATGGAATTGCTCATAGACGCTGGCTGATGAAGGCGAATCCACAGCTGACGAATCTTATTTCGGAAGCAATTGGAGAGGAATGGAAGAAAGAACCAATTAAACTGCAAGCATTGCAAACATTCCAACACGATGCTAGTTTCCAAGAGAAGATTGCTGGAGTAAAACAAGAGCGTAAAGAGATTTTAGCGGAGCGTATTCATAATAAAATGGGGATTACAATTGACCCAAATTCTATTTTTGATGTGCAAGTAAAAAGACTGCATGCATACAAACGACAATTATTAAATGTTCTTCATATTTTGTACTTGTATAACCGTTTAAAAGAGGATACTAGTTTTTCATTTTACCCGCGTACTTTTATTTTTGGAGCGAAAGCATCACCTGGCTATTATTATGCGAAGAAAATTATTAAATTAATAAATGAGCTTGCAAGAAAAGTAAATACCGATCCGTACGTAAGTCAATTTATGAAAGTTATCTTTCTAGAAAACTACCGAGTTTCTTTAGCTGAAGATATATTCCCGGCGGCAGATGTAAGTGAACAAATTTCAACTGCGAGTAAAGAAGCATCGGGAACAGGTAACATGAAATTCATGATGAATGGTGCAATTACACTCGGAACGTTAGACGGAGCTAACATTGAAATAAAAGACCGGGTCGGTGATGATGCCTGCTTTATTTTCGGCTTAACAGCGGATGAGGTTCTTCATTACTACCAAAATGGTGGATATCGTGCAAGTGACTATTATCACCACAATATGCACATTAAAAAAGTAGTAGATCAGCTAACGAATGGTTTCTTTTCACAGTCGGGAGCTGAATTTGAAGCGATTTATGATTCTCTCGTTATTCAAAACGATGAATACTTTGTTCTTCGAGATTTTAGCCCATATGCTGAAAGACAAGAAGCTGTCGGAAGGGCCTATGAAAATAGGAAGAAATGGCTGGAAATGTCGATTTTGAATATTGCACAATCTGGGCATTTCGCAAGTGATCGAACAATTTTGCAGTACAGTAATGAAATTTGGGGTATTGGTAATACTGTTAAGCTTTTTTAG
- a CDS encoding TIGR00266 family protein produces the protein MQAHEIEYKLYGDDMQFVEIELDPEESVVAEAGAMMMMEDHIEMETIFGDGSGPSSGLFGKLMGAGKRLVTGESMFMTVFTNTGHGKRHVSFAAPYPGKIIPVDLTEYQGKVVCQKDAFLCAAKGVSIGIEFTKKIGTGFFGGEGFIMQKLEGDGLAFMHAGGTVYKRELKPGEKLRIDTGCLVAMTKDVNYDIQFVGKVKTALFGGEGLFFATLEGPGTVWIQSLTLSRLAARLTSPAAQSTGEGSVLGGLGRLLDGKE, from the coding sequence ATGCAAGCACATGAAATCGAGTATAAATTATATGGCGATGATATGCAGTTTGTTGAAATTGAATTGGATCCAGAAGAAAGCGTTGTCGCAGAGGCTGGCGCAATGATGATGATGGAAGATCATATCGAAATGGAAACGATTTTCGGTGATGGTTCTGGACCATCTAGTGGTCTATTCGGTAAATTAATGGGCGCAGGTAAACGTCTCGTTACAGGTGAAAGTATGTTTATGACTGTATTTACAAATACAGGTCATGGCAAACGACACGTATCATTCGCCGCTCCTTATCCTGGAAAAATTATTCCTGTTGATTTAACAGAATATCAAGGAAAAGTAGTCTGCCAAAAAGATGCATTTCTTTGTGCCGCAAAAGGTGTTTCTATCGGAATTGAGTTTACTAAAAAAATAGGAACTGGCTTCTTTGGTGGTGAAGGTTTCATCATGCAGAAACTTGAAGGTGATGGTCTAGCTTTCATGCATGCAGGCGGAACTGTATATAAGCGCGAATTAAAACCTGGCGAGAAACTTCGCATTGATACAGGTTGTCTCGTTGCAATGACAAAAGATGTTAACTACGATATTCAATTCGTTGGAAAAGTAAAAACAGCTCTATTTGGCGGTGAAGGTTTATTCTTCGCAACGCTAGAAGGCCCTGGAACAGTTTGGATTCAGTCCTTAACACTTAGCCGCTTAGCAGCACGTCTTACAAGCCCAGCAGCTCAAAGCACCGGTGAAGGCAGTGTATTAGGCGGACTTGGTCGCCTTTTAGATGGGAAAGAGTAA